A part of Saliniradius amylolyticus genomic DNA contains:
- a CDS encoding S-(hydroxymethyl)glutathione dehydrogenase/class III alcohol dehydrogenase: MESITTKAAVAWGPGEPLKIEQVQLAPPKKGEVLVKIVATGVCHTDAYTLSGKDPEGIFPAILGHEGGGIVQAVGEGVTSVEVGDHVIPLYTPECGECKFCRSGKTNLCQAIRETQGKGLMPDGTTRFSKDGQPIYHYMGTSTFAEHTVLPEIALAKIDKSAALDKVCLLGCGVTTGMGAVANTAKVEKGDTVAVFGLGGIGLSVIIGARMAGAGRIIAIDINEDKFEIAEQLGATDLVNPNKHDKPIQEVVVAMTDGGVDYSFECIGNVDVMRSALECCHKGWGESVIIGVAGAGEEISTRPFQLVTGRVWKGSAFGGVKGRSQLPDYVQRYMNGEFELDTFITHELPLEDINQAFDLMHEGKSIRSVIHFD, translated from the coding sequence ATGGAAAGCATCACAACCAAAGCTGCCGTCGCATGGGGTCCAGGCGAGCCGCTAAAAATTGAACAGGTTCAGCTGGCGCCGCCAAAAAAAGGCGAAGTACTGGTGAAAATTGTGGCGACCGGCGTTTGCCACACCGATGCCTACACATTATCCGGTAAGGATCCTGAGGGTATCTTCCCTGCTATCCTTGGCCATGAAGGCGGCGGTATCGTTCAGGCCGTCGGAGAGGGTGTCACCTCGGTAGAAGTCGGCGACCATGTTATCCCGCTGTACACCCCAGAATGCGGAGAGTGTAAGTTCTGTCGCTCGGGTAAGACCAATCTGTGTCAGGCCATTCGTGAGACACAGGGAAAGGGTCTGATGCCCGATGGAACCACTCGTTTTTCCAAAGACGGTCAGCCCATCTATCACTATATGGGCACCTCCACCTTTGCCGAACACACCGTATTGCCGGAAATCGCTCTGGCGAAGATCGATAAGTCGGCCGCGCTGGACAAAGTTTGCCTGCTCGGTTGCGGCGTGACTACCGGCATGGGCGCTGTGGCCAATACGGCCAAGGTGGAAAAAGGCGATACCGTGGCGGTATTTGGTCTTGGTGGCATTGGCCTGTCGGTGATCATCGGCGCACGCATGGCCGGAGCCGGCCGGATTATTGCCATCGACATCAATGAAGATAAGTTTGAGATTGCCGAGCAATTAGGCGCTACGGATCTCGTTAACCCCAACAAGCACGACAAGCCGATTCAGGAAGTCGTAGTGGCGATGACCGACGGCGGGGTCGATTACAGCTTCGAGTGCATCGGTAACGTGGATGTGATGCGCTCGGCACTCGAGTGCTGTCATAAAGGCTGGGGTGAATCGGTCATCATCGGGGTGGCTGGTGCCGGCGAAGAAATCTCCACCCGCCCATTCCAGCTGGTCACCGGCCGGGTCTGGAAAGGCTCTGCCTTTGGTGGCGTTAAAGGCCGCAGCCAGCTGCCCGATTATGTTCAGCGCTATATGAACGGGGAATTCGAGTTGGATACCTTTATCACCCACGAGCTTCCCCTGGAAGATATTAATCAGGCGTTTGACCTGATGCATGAAGGCAAATCCATCCGCTCTGTGATCCACTTCGACTAA
- a CDS encoding Kelch repeat-containing protein has translation MMMRRCLPLMGLVLAGWALAGSQLPDLPEPVTNNGVAHLEADGEHFLASFMGLAEAKDWQAAHNKAWVLKIGEKSWQPVEPVPASMSPEGRLATTVAGIGDTAYIFGGYTVEQDHSETSSPDVYAFKVPEMEYQKLPDMPVPVDDSVALVHQNRYIYLVSGWHNHGNVNLVQVFDTQTRQWQQASPFPGKPVFGHAGAIIENQMILCDGVAVVPQLMTKRTFAAEPACFKGIINAADPTRIDWQKIEHPTGEARYRMAAASVKGKAVFIGGSSNPYNYNGIGYNGEPSEPSSDVWVYHPKENRWQLGQSSQATMDHRGLLVMGHKLLVIGGMTRQQQVLDKITTYPVIGD, from the coding sequence ATGATGATGAGACGCTGTCTGCCCTTGATGGGACTGGTGCTGGCAGGGTGGGCCCTGGCCGGCTCGCAACTCCCCGATTTACCTGAACCTGTGACCAATAATGGTGTTGCCCATTTAGAGGCCGATGGTGAGCACTTTCTGGCTTCTTTTATGGGTTTGGCGGAGGCAAAGGATTGGCAGGCAGCGCATAACAAGGCCTGGGTGCTTAAAATCGGCGAGAAAAGCTGGCAACCGGTCGAACCGGTGCCTGCGTCGATGAGTCCCGAAGGGCGCCTGGCGACGACGGTAGCGGGCATTGGCGATACCGCTTATATCTTCGGGGGGTATACCGTTGAACAGGATCACAGTGAGACCTCCAGTCCGGATGTTTACGCCTTCAAGGTGCCGGAAATGGAGTATCAAAAGCTGCCCGATATGCCCGTGCCGGTGGATGATAGTGTGGCTCTGGTGCACCAAAACCGCTATATCTACCTGGTGAGCGGCTGGCATAACCACGGCAATGTCAATTTGGTGCAGGTGTTCGACACCCAAACCCGTCAGTGGCAGCAAGCCAGTCCTTTCCCGGGCAAACCGGTGTTTGGCCATGCCGGCGCCATTATCGAGAACCAAATGATTCTCTGTGATGGTGTGGCGGTGGTGCCACAGCTGATGACAAAGCGCACCTTCGCTGCCGAGCCAGCTTGTTTCAAAGGAATTATCAATGCCGCCGATCCTACCCGTATTGACTGGCAGAAAATTGAGCACCCCACAGGAGAGGCTCGCTACCGCATGGCAGCGGCGAGTGTCAAAGGCAAAGCGGTGTTTATTGGTGGCAGTAGTAATCCCTATAATTACAATGGCATTGGTTATAACGGCGAGCCGTCCGAGCCATCGTCGGACGTCTGGGTTTATCATCCCAAAGAAAACCGCTGGCAGTTGGGGCAAAGCAGCCAGGCCACCATGGATCATCGCGGGTTATTGGTAATGGGGCATAAGCTGTTGGTGATCGGTGGCATGACGCGGCAACAGCAGGTGCTGGATAAAATAACCACCTATCCGGTGATTGGCGATTGA
- a CDS encoding YeaH/YhbH family protein, which yields MTHFIDRRENSKGKSTVNRQRFIRRYKKQIKKAVSDAISKRSVTDVDSGESVNIPTRDISEPIFHKGKGGVRDMVHPGNDQFSEGDRIKRPLGGKGEGSGDGDASDSGEGEDDFVFQISRDEYLDLLFEDLELPNLKETQLDKLVQYKTHRAGFKSDGVPTNLDIVRSLKGSMARRIALTAGKKAKIKELEQELEQLLNDTHDHTLRIQEIEAQIAELRKRVDAIPFLDDIDLRFKHYEKRPHPTSKAVMFCLMDVSGSMDQATKDMAKRFYILLYLFLTRTYENVEVVYIRHHTQAKEVDEQEFFYSQETGGTIVSSALKLMKEIVLKRYPSNEWNIYAAQASDGDNWADDSPKCSELLQNDILPLVRYYAYIEITQRQHQSLWRTYNSLKEVNPHFAMKHIRSVEDIYPVFRELFKKQAA from the coding sequence ATGACACACTTTATTGATCGGCGAGAAAACAGTAAGGGCAAGAGCACCGTTAACCGGCAGCGCTTTATTCGCCGTTATAAGAAGCAGATCAAAAAAGCCGTGTCCGACGCCATCAGCAAACGCAGCGTCACCGACGTGGACAGTGGCGAGAGCGTGAATATTCCCACCCGGGATATCAGCGAGCCCATATTCCACAAAGGCAAAGGCGGTGTGCGCGATATGGTGCACCCCGGCAATGACCAGTTTTCCGAGGGGGATAGAATCAAACGTCCTTTAGGGGGCAAGGGGGAAGGCAGCGGCGATGGTGACGCCAGCGATTCTGGCGAGGGCGAAGACGACTTTGTGTTTCAAATCTCCAGGGACGAATATCTGGATTTGCTGTTTGAAGACCTGGAACTGCCCAACCTAAAGGAAACTCAACTCGACAAACTGGTGCAATACAAGACCCATCGAGCCGGGTTCAAGTCTGATGGCGTGCCCACCAACTTAGATATCGTGCGCTCGCTGAAAGGCTCTATGGCCCGTCGGATTGCCCTGACCGCCGGTAAGAAAGCCAAAATCAAAGAGCTGGAACAGGAGCTGGAGCAGTTACTGAACGATACCCATGACCACACCCTGCGTATTCAGGAAATAGAAGCCCAAATCGCGGAGCTACGTAAGCGTGTCGATGCCATCCCGTTTTTGGATGACATCGACCTGCGCTTTAAACACTACGAGAAACGCCCCCACCCGACCAGCAAGGCTGTGATGTTTTGCCTGATGGACGTTTCAGGGTCTATGGATCAGGCCACCAAAGATATGGCCAAGCGCTTTTACATTCTGCTGTACCTGTTTTTAACCCGTACCTATGAGAACGTCGAAGTGGTCTATATTCGCCACCATACCCAAGCCAAGGAGGTGGATGAACAGGAGTTTTTCTACTCTCAGGAAACCGGGGGCACTATTGTCTCCAGCGCCCTGAAGCTGATGAAAGAGATCGTGCTTAAGCGTTATCCGTCCAACGAGTGGAATATCTATGCCGCGCAAGCTTCAGACGGCGATAACTGGGCGGATGATTCCCCCAAATGCTCTGAACTGCTGCAAAACGACATCCTGCCGCTGGTGCGCTACTACGCCTATATTGAGATCACCCAGCGCCAGCATCAGAGCCTTTGGCGCACCTACAACAGCCTTAAAGAGGTCAACCCTCACTTTGCCATGAAGCACATTCGCAGTGTGGAAGACATCTATCCGGTCTTCCGTGAACTCTTTAAAAAACAGGCCGCTTGA
- a CDS encoding SpoVR family protein — translation MVKKASKRTAQPLSDGPDWTFDLLDEYLAEIDRVAKHYGLDTYPNQIEIITAEQMMDAYASVGMPINYSHWSYGKKFIQTEQGYKRGQMGLAYEIVINSDPCIAYLMEENTITMQALVMAHASYGHNSFFKNNYLFKTWTDASSIIDYLEFAKNYVARCEERHGITEVEETLDSCHALANFGVDRYKRPQRLSLREEKERQQNREKYLQSQVNELWRTLPKKAKTDPELKQRRFPAEPQENLLYFIEKNAPYLEPWQRELVRIVRKVSQYFYPQKQTQVMNEGWACFWHYHILNHLYDEGLVTDRFIMEFLHSHTNVVLQPEYNSPYYSGINPYALGFNMFMDIKRICQEPTDEDKHWFPEIAGSDWLETVHFAMENFKDESFISQFLSPKLMRDFKLFAIHDDDSEDYLEVSAIHNEDGYQRLRDKLSAQYNLSNLEPNIQIYNVDVRGDRSLTLRYYPQNREPLADSTEEVMRHLYRLWGFEVKLERDNDDQEPTLIATCPSEPSK, via the coding sequence ATGGTAAAAAAAGCCTCAAAACGCACAGCTCAGCCACTGTCAGATGGACCGGACTGGACCTTCGACCTGCTGGACGAGTATCTGGCGGAGATCGACCGGGTCGCCAAGCACTATGGACTGGACACCTATCCCAATCAAATTGAGATCATCACCGCCGAGCAGATGATGGATGCCTACGCCAGTGTCGGTATGCCCATCAATTACAGTCATTGGTCCTATGGTAAGAAATTTATTCAGACTGAGCAGGGCTATAAGCGCGGGCAAATGGGCCTTGCTTATGAAATTGTGATCAACTCCGACCCCTGCATCGCCTATCTGATGGAAGAAAACACCATCACCATGCAGGCACTGGTGATGGCCCACGCCAGCTATGGACACAACTCTTTTTTTAAGAATAACTACCTGTTTAAGACCTGGACCGATGCCAGCTCCATCATCGACTATCTGGAGTTTGCCAAAAACTATGTGGCCCGCTGCGAGGAACGCCACGGTATCACCGAAGTGGAAGAGACCCTGGACTCCTGTCACGCCCTCGCCAACTTTGGCGTAGACCGTTATAAGCGGCCACAACGACTGTCACTGAGAGAAGAAAAAGAACGCCAGCAGAATCGGGAAAAATACCTGCAGTCACAGGTTAACGAGCTATGGCGAACCCTGCCAAAGAAAGCCAAGACCGATCCTGAACTGAAACAAAGACGCTTTCCCGCCGAGCCTCAGGAGAACCTGCTGTACTTTATCGAAAAAAATGCGCCCTATCTGGAGCCCTGGCAGCGGGAGCTGGTGCGTATCGTTCGCAAAGTATCGCAGTACTTTTATCCGCAAAAACAAACCCAGGTGATGAACGAAGGCTGGGCGTGCTTCTGGCACTATCACATTCTCAATCATCTGTACGACGAGGGGCTCGTTACCGACCGTTTCATCATGGAGTTTTTGCACAGCCACACCAATGTGGTGCTACAGCCGGAATACAACAGTCCGTATTATTCCGGCATTAATCCCTATGCGCTTGGCTTTAACATGTTTATGGACATCAAGCGCATCTGTCAGGAGCCCACCGACGAGGACAAACACTGGTTCCCTGAGATTGCCGGCAGCGACTGGCTGGAAACCGTGCACTTTGCCATGGAAAACTTTAAGGATGAGAGCTTTATCAGCCAGTTTTTATCCCCCAAGCTGATGCGGGATTTTAAACTGTTTGCCATTCACGACGACGACAGTGAAGATTACCTGGAAGTCAGCGCTATTCACAATGAAGATGGCTACCAGCGCCTGCGGGATAAGCTCTCAGCACAATATAACCTGAGTAACTTAGAACCTAATATTCAGATCTACAATGTGGACGTGCGCGGCGACCGTTCACTCACCCTAAGATATTACCCGCAAAACCGAGAGCCGCTGGCCGACAGCACGGAAGAAGTAATGCGGCATTTGTATCGCCTGTGGGGCTTCGAAGTAAAACTGGAGCGAGACAACGACGACCAGGAGCCAACACTGATTGCCACCTGCCCGTCCGAGCCCAGTAAGTGA
- a CDS encoding glutathione S-transferase family protein, protein MIILHHLNNSRSQRILWLLEHLKLDYKIQYHQRDPKTQLAPQSLKDVHPLGKAPVLEDGELRLAESGAIIDYLARRYGGGELTGASQQFEQTQYQYWLQYPEASLMPPLLLRLVMEKIKTGPMPFFAKPIARSIANKVLKNFVLPNIQSHLDFVEQSLEGKQWILGEAISGADFQLSFPLEACVAKGTVDESRPNILAYVQRIHAQSAYRKALEKGGDYEYGPQAS, encoded by the coding sequence ATGATTATCCTGCATCATTTAAACAACAGTCGCTCGCAGCGCATACTTTGGTTACTGGAACATCTCAAACTGGATTACAAAATCCAGTATCACCAGCGCGATCCCAAAACCCAGTTGGCTCCTCAGAGCCTCAAAGATGTCCACCCCTTAGGTAAGGCGCCGGTGCTGGAGGATGGCGAGCTCAGGCTGGCCGAGTCCGGAGCCATTATCGACTATCTGGCACGTCGCTACGGAGGGGGAGAGCTGACCGGTGCCAGCCAGCAGTTTGAGCAAACCCAGTATCAATATTGGCTGCAGTACCCTGAGGCCAGCTTGATGCCGCCCTTGTTACTGAGGCTGGTGATGGAGAAGATCAAAACCGGTCCTATGCCGTTTTTTGCCAAGCCCATTGCCCGGTCGATCGCCAACAAGGTGCTAAAAAACTTTGTCCTGCCCAACATTCAATCCCATCTGGATTTTGTGGAGCAGAGCTTAGAGGGAAAACAATGGATTCTGGGGGAGGCCATAAGTGGCGCTGATTTTCAGTTGAGTTTCCCTCTGGAGGCCTGTGTGGCTAAAGGCACCGTTGATGAGAGCCGTCCCAACATTCTGGCGTACGTACAGCGCATTCACGCTCAAAGCGCCTACCGCAAGGCTTTGGAAAAAGGCGGTGATTATGAGTATGGGCCCCAGGCAAGCTAG
- a CDS encoding LysR substrate-binding domain-containing protein: MNPWLGISEFVAVAEKGSFTRAAPTLNLSVAQVSRNIAALENKLGIQLLFRSTRKVSLTEEGEIYLQHCQELVSQLEEANQQVGEYRAVPKGLLRVTAPVYFGENTLAPLLNQFLMDYPQVRLSLHMTNNKLDLIEHGFDLAIRLGPLSDSTYIARRLTQRTQYLVASPGYLDHHGVPRTIEQLKQHECLQGSQAYWRFLQNGQRVQFKPRGRIQCNSGLALCDAACRGLGIAQLPDYYVDHKLATGELVLVLDAYRQADEGVWALYPHNRQRSAKVKTLVDYLYQSI, encoded by the coding sequence ATGAATCCCTGGCTAGGTATCAGCGAGTTTGTGGCAGTAGCTGAAAAAGGCAGTTTTACCCGAGCGGCGCCGACACTGAATCTTTCGGTGGCTCAGGTGAGCCGCAATATCGCGGCGCTGGAAAATAAGCTGGGTATCCAGCTGTTGTTTCGCTCCACGCGGAAGGTGTCACTGACCGAAGAAGGTGAGATCTACCTGCAACACTGTCAGGAGCTGGTGTCTCAACTGGAAGAGGCCAATCAGCAGGTAGGGGAGTACCGGGCGGTGCCCAAGGGCCTGTTGCGGGTCACGGCTCCGGTTTATTTCGGGGAAAACACACTGGCGCCCTTATTAAACCAGTTTCTGATGGACTATCCACAGGTTCGCTTATCCCTGCATATGACCAACAATAAACTGGATCTGATTGAGCATGGGTTTGATCTGGCCATCCGTTTAGGGCCGCTCAGTGACTCCACCTATATTGCCCGGCGCCTGACTCAACGCACCCAGTATTTGGTCGCCAGCCCCGGCTATCTTGACCACCACGGCGTGCCCAGAACCATTGAGCAGCTAAAACAGCATGAGTGTTTGCAAGGCTCTCAGGCATACTGGCGATTTTTGCAAAACGGCCAGCGTGTGCAGTTTAAACCCCGGGGACGGATCCAGTGTAACTCGGGCCTGGCCCTTTGTGATGCGGCCTGTCGTGGGCTGGGCATTGCTCAGCTGCCGGATTATTATGTTGATCATAAACTGGCGACAGGCGAACTGGTTTTAGTATTGGATGCGTACCGGCAGGCCGATGAAGGTGTGTGGGCGCTATATCCACACAACCGCCAGCGTTCGGCCAAGGTCAAAACCCTGGTGGATTATTTATACCAATCCATATAA
- a CDS encoding PrkA family serine protein kinase, whose amino-acid sequence MGIFEHYQQRYEAHKEEEYSVSEFLELCKEDKTAYANAAERLLQAIGEPEMVDTSTDPVLSRLFSNRVLPRYPAFNEFYGMEDSIEQIVSYLRHAAQGLEEKKQILYLLGPVGGGKSSLAEKLKELMQQVPVYCLKGSPVNDHPLCLFDVNEDGELLEKEYGIPRRYLKTIMSPWARKRLHEFNGDISQFSVVKMYPSVLDQIAVAKTEPGDDNNQDISALVGKVDIRKLEDYAQNDPDAYSYSGALCKANQGLMEFVEMFKAPIKVLHPLLTATQEGNYNPTEGFSALPFDGVILAHSNESEWQSFRNNKNNEAFLDRVYIVKVPYCLRVSQERKIYDKLLENSELNEAPCAPGTLDIMAQFSVLSRLKEPENSSIYSKMRVYNGESLKDTDPKAKSYQEYRDYAGVDEGMNGLSTRFAFKILSRVFNFDPTEVAANPVHLFYVLERQVEREQFPPEQTERYKEFLKGYLIPKYVEFIGKEIQTAYLESYSEYGQNLFDRYVTYADFWIQDQEYRDPETGQLFDREALNAELEKIEKPAGISNPKDFRNEIVNFVLRARANNKGKNPNWTSYEKLRTVIEKKMFSNTEDLLPVISFNAKSSAEDQKKHDDFVKRMTEKGYTQKQVRLLCEWYLRVRKSS is encoded by the coding sequence ATGGGTATTTTTGAGCATTATCAACAACGCTACGAAGCTCATAAGGAAGAAGAGTACAGCGTGTCCGAATTCCTGGAGCTGTGTAAGGAAGACAAAACCGCTTACGCCAATGCAGCAGAACGCCTGTTACAGGCCATTGGCGAACCGGAAATGGTAGACACCTCGACGGACCCGGTTCTCAGCCGGCTGTTTTCTAACCGCGTATTACCCCGTTATCCGGCTTTCAATGAATTTTACGGTATGGAAGATTCCATCGAACAGATCGTGTCTTATCTCAGGCACGCCGCTCAAGGCCTGGAAGAGAAAAAACAGATACTGTACTTATTGGGTCCGGTAGGGGGAGGGAAATCCTCTCTGGCCGAGAAGCTTAAAGAGTTGATGCAACAGGTGCCCGTTTACTGCCTTAAAGGTTCACCGGTGAACGATCACCCACTGTGTCTGTTTGATGTTAACGAAGATGGTGAACTGCTGGAAAAAGAATACGGTATTCCCCGGCGCTACCTGAAGACCATTATGTCACCCTGGGCGCGCAAACGACTGCATGAATTTAACGGTGATATCAGTCAGTTCAGCGTGGTTAAAATGTATCCATCGGTGCTGGATCAAATTGCTGTGGCCAAGACCGAGCCGGGGGATGACAACAATCAGGACATTTCTGCGTTAGTGGGTAAGGTGGATATTCGCAAGTTGGAAGACTATGCCCAGAACGACCCTGACGCCTACAGCTATTCCGGCGCTCTGTGTAAGGCAAATCAGGGGCTGATGGAGTTTGTGGAAATGTTCAAGGCGCCCATCAAAGTGTTGCATCCCCTACTCACCGCCACTCAGGAGGGGAATTATAACCCCACCGAGGGCTTTTCAGCCCTGCCCTTCGACGGTGTAATACTGGCTCACTCCAACGAGTCCGAATGGCAAAGTTTTCGCAATAACAAAAACAACGAAGCCTTCTTAGACCGGGTCTACATTGTGAAAGTCCCCTACTGCTTGCGGGTATCTCAGGAGAGGAAGATCTATGACAAGTTACTGGAGAACAGCGAACTCAATGAGGCCCCCTGCGCGCCGGGAACGCTGGATATCATGGCCCAGTTCTCGGTGCTTTCACGCTTAAAAGAGCCGGAGAACTCCAGTATCTACTCTAAGATGCGGGTGTATAACGGCGAAAGCCTGAAAGACACCGATCCCAAGGCCAAGTCTTATCAGGAATACCGGGATTATGCGGGCGTGGATGAGGGCATGAACGGCTTGTCCACCCGCTTTGCCTTTAAGATCCTATCGCGCGTGTTCAACTTTGACCCCACAGAGGTGGCCGCCAACCCTGTGCATCTGTTTTATGTGCTGGAACGTCAAGTGGAGCGGGAGCAGTTTCCCCCCGAGCAAACAGAGCGCTATAAAGAGTTTCTAAAAGGCTATTTGATTCCCAAGTATGTTGAGTTTATCGGCAAGGAAATTCAAACCGCCTATCTGGAATCCTACTCAGAATATGGCCAAAACCTGTTTGATCGTTACGTCACCTATGCCGACTTCTGGATCCAGGATCAGGAATACCGCGATCCGGAAACCGGCCAGTTGTTCGACCGCGAGGCCCTGAATGCCGAGCTGGAGAAAATCGAAAAGCCAGCAGGCATCAGCAATCCCAAGGACTTTCGAAACGAGATCGTCAATTTTGTATTGCGGGCACGGGCCAATAACAAGGGTAAAAATCCCAACTGGACCAGCTACGAGAAACTGCGCACCGTCATCGAGAAAAAGATGTTCTCCAACACCGAGGATCTGTTGCCGGTCATCTCGTTTAACGCCAAAAGCAGTGCCGAGGACCAGAAAAAGCACGACGACTTTGTCAAACGTATGACCGAAAAAGGCTATACCCAAAAACAGGTACGGCTGTTATGTGAATGGTACCTAAGGGTACGTAAATCCTCGTAG
- a CDS encoding M3 family metallopeptidase, with protein MLKQRLLTLAVATALTGALAGCGQATSPSETSNTESVATKDYNNALLAEWQGPYGGVPAFDKMELSLLKPALEKGMDEHLAELEVIANQSAEPTFENTIVPYEKAGEAIGRVFTYYVIWSANLSSPEFREIQREMAPKLAEYQSRIRQNEALFKRIEAVFNSDRFKQLQPDQQRLVTLIYDGFARNGATLEGDAKTRYAEINKQLSELHTQFANNVLADEESYVLYLSEDQLSGLPESVVNAAAQAAAERDNEGKYAITNTRSSMDPFLTYSDERELRKKVWNDYYSRGDNADENDNNAIIAEILKLRDERVELLGYENYAQWRLENRMAKNPENAMDLMMAVWPAALARVEQEVADMQAIADAEGKDITIQPWDYRYYAEKVRKARYDLDSDEVKQYLQLDKLREAMFYVAGRLFNFDFTPVEKGKVPVFHDDVKVWEVTDKDSGEHIGLWYLDPFARQGKRSGAWAYSYRSHTTFDGKETVLSSNNSNFVKGKPGEPVLISWDDAETYFHEFGHALHALASNVAYPTLNGGVRDYTEFQSQLLERWLLTDEVIDNYLVHHKTGEPIPDELVAKIKKAATFNEGFKTTEYLASALVDMKLHTTDPEGIDPDKFERETLAELGMPDEIVMRHRTPHFGHIFSGEGYSAGYYGYMWAEVLTSDAAEAFAEAPGGFYDEDVSGRLVKYLFSVRNAMDPAEAYRAFRGRDARVEALMRDRGFPVE; from the coding sequence GTGTTAAAACAAAGATTACTTACATTAGCCGTGGCAACGGCTTTAACCGGTGCGCTGGCGGGTTGTGGCCAGGCGACGTCCCCTAGTGAAACCAGTAATACAGAATCGGTAGCCACTAAAGACTATAACAATGCGCTTTTAGCTGAGTGGCAAGGCCCGTATGGTGGGGTGCCGGCCTTCGATAAGATGGAGTTATCCCTGTTAAAACCTGCCCTGGAAAAAGGCATGGACGAGCACCTGGCGGAGCTGGAGGTTATCGCGAACCAGTCCGCAGAGCCCACCTTTGAAAACACCATCGTTCCTTACGAGAAGGCTGGCGAGGCCATCGGTCGGGTGTTTACCTATTATGTGATCTGGAGTGCTAATTTATCCTCGCCGGAGTTTCGTGAGATTCAACGGGAGATGGCGCCCAAGCTCGCCGAATACCAGTCCAGGATTCGCCAAAATGAGGCCTTGTTTAAACGTATCGAAGCGGTTTTTAACAGTGACCGGTTTAAACAACTTCAACCCGATCAGCAGCGTCTGGTTACCCTGATTTACGATGGTTTCGCTCGCAATGGAGCAACGCTGGAAGGCGATGCCAAGACTCGCTATGCGGAGATCAATAAGCAGTTGTCTGAGCTGCACACTCAGTTTGCTAACAATGTGTTGGCGGATGAGGAAAGCTACGTGCTGTATCTGAGTGAAGACCAGCTAAGCGGGTTACCCGAGTCGGTGGTCAACGCTGCGGCCCAGGCTGCCGCTGAGCGTGATAACGAGGGCAAATACGCCATTACCAATACGCGGTCATCCATGGACCCGTTCCTGACCTATTCCGATGAGCGTGAACTGCGTAAAAAGGTCTGGAATGATTATTACAGCCGCGGCGATAACGCTGATGAGAATGACAACAACGCTATCATTGCTGAGATTCTAAAGCTGCGTGACGAGCGGGTCGAACTGCTGGGCTATGAGAATTATGCCCAGTGGCGCCTGGAAAACCGTATGGCCAAGAACCCAGAAAACGCGATGGATCTGATGATGGCGGTGTGGCCAGCGGCTCTGGCGCGTGTTGAGCAAGAAGTGGCCGATATGCAGGCCATTGCCGATGCTGAGGGTAAAGACATTACCATTCAGCCCTGGGATTACCGCTACTATGCCGAGAAAGTGCGTAAGGCGCGTTATGATCTGGACTCTGATGAGGTCAAGCAATACCTGCAGCTTGATAAGTTGCGTGAGGCGATGTTCTACGTGGCCGGCCGGTTGTTTAACTTTGACTTTACCCCGGTGGAAAAAGGTAAAGTGCCGGTGTTCCATGATGATGTAAAGGTGTGGGAAGTCACCGATAAAGACAGCGGTGAGCATATTGGTCTGTGGTACTTAGACCCCTTTGCCCGTCAGGGTAAACGTTCTGGGGCCTGGGCTTACAGTTACCGCAGCCATACCACCTTTGATGGTAAAGAAACGGTGCTGTCTTCTAACAATTCAAATTTTGTTAAAGGTAAGCCGGGCGAACCGGTACTGATCAGCTGGGACGATGCCGAGACTTACTTCCACGAATTCGGCCACGCCCTGCACGCGTTAGCCTCTAATGTGGCTTACCCCACCCTGAACGGTGGCGTTCGCGACTACACCGAGTTCCAGTCACAGCTGCTTGAGCGCTGGCTGCTGACCGACGAAGTGATCGATAATTATCTGGTGCACCACAAGACCGGTGAGCCGATCCCGGATGAGCTAGTCGCCAAGATTAAAAAGGCGGCGACCTTCAATGAAGGCTTTAAAACCACCGAATACCTGGCTTCGGCGCTGGTGGACATGAAGCTACACACCACGGATCCTGAAGGGATTGACCCTGACAAGTTCGAGCGCGAAACGCTGGCCGAACTGGGCATGCCGGATGAGATCGTGATGCGTCATCGCACTCCCCACTTTGGTCACATCTTCTCGGGAGAGGGCTATTCGGCGGGCTATTATGGCTATATGTGGGCGGAGGTACTGACGTCTGATGCGGCGGAGGCTTTCGCCGAGGCTCCGGGTGGCTTCTATGACGAAGACGTATCTGGCCGCTTGGTGAAGTATCTGTTCTCGGTACGTAACGCCATGGACCCGGCTGAAGCCTATCGGGCCTTCCGTGGTCGTGATGCACGGGTAGAAGCGCTGATGCGCGACCGGGGCTTTCCGGTAGAGTAA